From the Pontibacillus halophilus JSM 076056 = DSM 19796 genome, one window contains:
- a CDS encoding ABC transporter ATP-binding protein, whose translation MSRVQERDQAPLLEVRGLETAFTIEGSDYNAVDNVSFSVKPGQVLGVVGESGCGKSVMSLSIMQLLPKGIGKIKNGEIIFDGDEIQNYSPKRMNKIRGKDIGMIFQEPMTSLNPVFTIGFQLEEVLHNHFKLTKREAREKSVALLTAVGIPRPDKIVDEYPHQLSGGMRQRVMIAMAIACQPKLLIADEPTTALDVTVQAQILELLQDVQSKNDMAIILITHDLGVVSESCDEVIVMYAGKIVERTEVRKLFTEPLHPYTELLIGAVPKMNESIEVLDSIEGIVPSLSNMPKVGCRFAGRCPKAMAECTEITPQLAENTEGHEVACLLYETSRPQERVVR comes from the coding sequence ATGAGTCGGGTACAAGAGAGAGACCAAGCACCTTTGTTAGAAGTAAGGGGTCTTGAAACTGCGTTCACTATAGAAGGTTCCGATTACAACGCAGTAGACAACGTGAGTTTCTCCGTCAAACCAGGCCAAGTACTTGGTGTGGTTGGGGAATCAGGATGTGGAAAGAGTGTCATGTCGCTTTCCATCATGCAGCTTCTACCTAAGGGCATTGGAAAGATAAAGAATGGAGAAATCATTTTCGACGGGGATGAAATACAGAACTATTCGCCGAAGAGGATGAATAAGATACGAGGGAAAGATATCGGCATGATCTTCCAAGAGCCGATGACTTCATTGAATCCAGTCTTCACCATAGGGTTTCAGCTTGAGGAGGTTCTACATAATCACTTTAAGTTGACGAAACGGGAAGCTAGAGAGAAATCTGTCGCCTTACTAACGGCGGTTGGAATTCCTCGTCCAGATAAAATTGTGGATGAATATCCGCACCAGCTTTCAGGAGGGATGAGACAAAGGGTCATGATTGCGATGGCTATTGCGTGTCAACCAAAGCTTCTGATTGCCGATGAACCGACTACTGCGCTGGACGTTACCGTTCAGGCTCAAATATTAGAATTATTACAAGATGTCCAATCGAAGAATGACATGGCCATTATCTTAATTACGCATGATTTAGGTGTTGTGTCAGAATCGTGTGATGAAGTGATTGTCATGTATGCAGGAAAGATTGTTGAGCGTACTGAAGTGAGGAAATTGTTCACAGAACCGCTTCATCCGTATACCGAGCTATTAATCGGAGCAGTTCCTAAAATGAATGAATCCATTGAAGTGTTGGATTCGATTGAGGGGATTGTGCCGTCCTTAAGCAATATGCCTAAGGTTGGGTGCCGTTTCGCAGGAAGGTGTCCAAAAGCAATGGCTGAGTGCACCGAAATTACCCCACAGCTAGCAGAAAATACAGAGGGGCATGAAGTCGCTTGTTTGTTGTATGAGACAAGCCGCCCGCAAGAGAGGGTTGTAAGATGA
- a CDS encoding ABC transporter ATP-binding protein has translation MSIPANEAKYAQNLLEVENLKMHFPVKGGFFRKQIGAVKAVDGVSFFIKKGETLGLVGESGCGKSTTGRSILRLLKPTEGKLTFDGDDITEVTGRRLREIRKELQMIFQDPYASLNPMQMVGDIVAEPIKNYYNNRSKKELRSEVMDLLNKVGLPEDAYYKYAHEFSGGQRQRIGIARALALRPKLIIADEPVSALDVSVQSQVLNLLNELQDEFDLTYLFIAHDLSVVKHMSDRIGVMYLGNLVEIADKHSIYDDPLHPYTQALISAVPDVDSYGKKKERIVLEGDVPSPENPPTGCPFHTRCPKAMESCSSIKPQLKEVKPGQHVACLLYENEGLTN, from the coding sequence ATGAGTATACCCGCTAATGAAGCCAAATATGCACAAAATCTATTAGAAGTTGAAAATCTGAAAATGCATTTCCCCGTAAAAGGTGGATTCTTTCGGAAACAGATTGGAGCCGTAAAGGCAGTTGATGGCGTAAGCTTCTTCATTAAAAAAGGAGAAACCCTAGGGCTGGTAGGAGAGTCAGGGTGTGGCAAATCAACAACCGGACGTTCCATTCTAAGGCTGTTGAAGCCAACTGAAGGAAAATTGACATTCGACGGGGATGATATTACGGAGGTTACTGGACGTCGCTTACGCGAAATTCGGAAAGAACTCCAGATGATCTTCCAAGACCCATACGCATCGCTAAATCCAATGCAGATGGTTGGGGACATCGTGGCTGAACCCATTAAGAACTACTACAACAACCGGTCTAAGAAAGAGCTTCGCTCGGAAGTAATGGACTTGCTTAACAAAGTTGGTCTCCCTGAAGATGCGTATTACAAATACGCTCATGAGTTCTCAGGTGGTCAGCGACAACGAATTGGAATTGCACGTGCACTTGCATTGCGACCAAAGCTAATTATTGCAGACGAACCTGTATCCGCCTTAGACGTATCCGTTCAATCTCAAGTGTTAAATCTACTAAACGAACTACAAGACGAATTCGACTTAACGTACCTGTTTATCGCCCATGACTTAAGTGTTGTGAAACATATGAGTGATCGCATTGGCGTTATGTACCTCGGGAACTTAGTCGAAATTGCTGATAAACACTCAATCTACGACGACCCACTACACCCATACACACAAGCCCTAATTTCAGCCGTACCGGATGTAGATTCCTACGGAAAAAAGAAAGAACGAATTGTCTTGGAGGGAGACGTACCGAGTCCTGAGAATCCTCCAACAGGTTGCCCGTTCCACACACGTTGCCCTAAGGCGATGGAGTCTTGTTCAAGCATTAAACCTCAGCTTAAGGAGGTGAAGCCTGGACAACATGTTGCCTGTCTACTTTATGAAAACGAGGGTCTAACAAATTAA